Sequence from the Thermocaproicibacter melissae genome:
AAAACAGGAATAGCCGCTCATATTTTTCCTCCTCCATCAAAGAATAAGCATGTCGGAGGAATGAGGTTGGAGGAATGAGAATGAGAAAGTATGTAATGCTTTTCACCTTTACAGCTGCTGCAATTATAGCAATCGTCGCCGCTGGCCGTTCGGTAGAGAAGTCGATGATTCGCGTCTCTGCATACCAAGTAACACCGTGTTCGGTGGAGGATACCGTAACCTGCACAGGAACGGTGGAGGAATATCCGGGAAACAGCATTTACGCCATCAAGCCTGGAATCGTGTCAAAGCTTTACGTAAAAGTGGGGGATACCGTATCTGCGGGCCAAGCTATTATGGATATTATTCCCAATGCAACTGCTGCCGCTACAGCGGAGTCATCTGCGGCAAAGGCCCAAGGTGTGTATGAGCAATACTACAAGTACTTACAAAGCGGTGGAATAAGCTCTGCTTCTTCGGCGATAGGAGCGGCTGAGCAAGCTATGGAAGACACTCAGAAGTCTTACACCATTTCTGCAACAAACGCCGGAACAGTGGAGTATCTTGCTGTATCTTACGAAGGGTCCTACATTAGCTCGAATGCTCCCGCTGTGAAGATCAAAAACGATAAGGGGATGCGCGTTCGCCTTACGGTGGACGAATCGCAGGTTGCCGACCTGAAACAAGGGCAAAAGGTTCAAATTTCGGGCGTCGGATTCAAGAATTCCGTGTACAGCGGATCTATCGTCAGCATTGCCGATACAGCCGAACAGGCAATGACGACAACCGGGCAGAAAACTGTAGTTGAAGTAATTGCAAGCGTGGATAACCCGGGAGAAGATGTAAAACCGGGGTTTACGGCAAAAGCAAAGATCACAACCTCAAAAAACGACAAAGTATTATGTGTCCCTTATGAAGCCGTTCGTGAGGACTCCGATAACAAAGAATATGTCTTCTGTGTTGTTGACGGAAAAGTAAAACGAGTTCCCATAGTTACCGGTAAGGAATTTGATACTGGCTTTGAGGTAAAAAGCGGCCTAAAGGCAAACGACGTCGTTATTATGAACCCAGATGATGTTTCAGAAGGCCAAAAAGTTATCATTGCGAAGATAACGAAAGGCGGCAGCGCAGCATGATTGATTATTTGAAATGTGCTTTGCGCAACCTTGGCAGAAAACAGGTCAGAACACTTCTGACGATTCTAGGAATTACAATCGGAGTGGCGTCTGTAGTGATTATTGCAAGCATCAGCCAAAGCGGTGCAACGGCAGTTACCGGGGAAATGGAAAGCCTTGGATTGAGCGGGATTTTTATATCGCCGTCAGGAAAAAGTGAAAACGCGGTCTTGGATAGTCAGGACCTTGCCATGATTAATCGGCTCCGCGAGGTTGAGATGACAACACCGGTAATGATGACAAGCACAGAAGTTTCCGTGAGAAATATCACAACGGATGCGGTTCTGTGGGGAATCGACAGCAACGCCGGCAGTGTTGTATCGTTACAGGCAGTGTATGGGCGGCTTTTTACTCAAAGGGACATCAGCATTTGTGCTCAGGTTTGCCTAGTCGACGAATTGTTTGCAAAGAAGGCCTATTCCAGAAGCAACATCGTCGGAAAAAAGGTTAATATCAATTTTGGCGGATCCATGCAGGAATTTACGGTTGTCGGTATTATCAAAACCGGAACGGGGCTCTTGGAAAATGCCTTGGGGGATTACATCCCCAGCTTCATCTATGTGCCATACACAACAGTTCAAATGTTAAACCAGCGAAGTGATTTTGATGATATTGCAGTAAAGGTAAAAAGCACGGCGGAATCTGAGGCAGTCGGAAATATGATTGTGAAAAGGCTGGATATTGAAAAGGGAACTACCGACGGTTTTGTGTCAACGAATCTTGCTAAGCAAAAGGATGGATTACTTCAGATTCTTAGCATTGTAACTCTGATTCTTTCAGCGGTAGGTGCCGTTTCACTTGTTGTAGCAAGCCTCAGCATTATGACGACAATGCTAGTTTCCGTAACGGAGCGAACCAAAGAAATCGGAATTAAAAAGGCGTTGGGAGCCAGCCGGCTTGCCATTATGACAGAGTTCCTTTTTGAAGCGATGCTGCTTTCGCTAGTCGGCAGCATTGGTGGTATTATTATTGGCTGTGGTGTTTCATGGATTCTTTCTTTGGTTTTTCATACTTCACTCTCATTGCGGCCGGATATTATGTTGATGGCAGCAGCGTTTGCGGTCCTTTCGGGAACGGTATTTAGTGTATATCCTGCCTATAAGGCTTCGCGGCTGAAACCGGTTGACGCGTTGAGACATGAGTAATGGGGTCGAGAAATGCATTATATTGAAAATCCAGGTTTACCGGAAACAGAGGTTAGCCTTGCCGCTGTTTCCGGTACATATCCAGAATTGATTGATGCTCTGCATCAATGTGGAATCCAAACAATTCCCGTCTTGCCGGAAAGGGGTAAATCGGAATGGCTGGCCGGTCATTCCGATTTACATATTTTTCATGCCGGTGGGTGCAATCTCTTTCTTTCTGCCGGAACAGGCAGGCTGAAGCAAAACCTTCTGCAGTACGATTTCAGAATTACAGAATTGCCATACGTCATTTCAAGTCCATATCCAGATGATGTGAGACTGAATGCACTGTTACTCGGCAAAAAGGCAATTGTTAATCAATTAACAATCGGGAAGGAAATTTTCGATTACATAATAGCCAAGAAATATCGAATCATTTCCGTAAAACAGGGATACGCAAAATGTTCAGCAGCGGTGGTTGATGAAAATTCGATTATAACTTCAGACAGTGGCATTGCGAGGGCGGCAGCGCAGGCTGGAATCGAAGTTCTGAAAATAACAGAGGGATTTATCAGACTCAAAGGTTTTCAGTATGGTTTTATCGGTGGAGCGTGCGGCAAAATCAGCAAACATAAAATTGCGTTTTGCGGAAGAATTCAGGATCATCCGGATTATCCATCTATCAAAAAATTTCTGGAAGCCAGAAAAATTGAACCGGTTGTTTTAGCAGATATTCCGTTGACAGACATTGGGGGAATTATCCCATTAATGGAGTTTTGAATTTTTTTATTTGACAAGCTCCGGGAGAAAAAATATAATAGGATTATACAAAATAAATATTTTGTATAAATTAGGGGAGGCATCTTGCGAAAAATGAGCTGCGATCCATTTCAAGAAGCACCGCCGATTATTCGGGAGTTTCTCGGATATATCGGTACGATCAAAGGAAAATCTCCGAAGACTGTTTCCGAGTACTATTTAGACCTCAGAACTTTTTTCCGATACATGAAGCTAAAACGTGGTCTTGTTCCGAAAGATGTTGATTTTGAACAAATCAAGATCGACGATATAGACTTGGATTTCATTAAAACAATTGATTTAACACAAGTCTTTGAATATATGAATTTCCTTGCTACGGAAAGAAAAAATGGCGTTGCTACTCGTTCCAGAAAAGTTTCAAGCCTAAGGAGCTTTTTTAACTACCTTACAAACAAAACCGGCAAACTGAGCAAAAATCCTGTTCAGGAGCTGGAAACGCCAAAATTAAAAAAAGCACTGCCAAAGTATTTGACTTTGGAACAGTGCCTAGAATTACTATCAAAAATTGATGGAAAAAACCGCGAACGCGATTATTGCATCATAACGCTCTTTCTGAACTGCGGTATGCGGTTATCGGAGCTTGTTAATCTTGATTTAAATGATGTTCATTTCAGCACTCAAACCATAAAAATTACCGGCAAAGGCAACAAAGAACGCATGGTCTACTTGAACGACGCATGTATCGACGCGCTGAAAAAGTACCTTGCTGTTCGGCCAAGAGACGGAGTAATTGATAAAAAAGCTCTCTTTATCAGCGGTCAACGCAAAAGAATTAGCGCTAAGACGGTGCAATACATAGTGAAAAAATACCTTGCCCAAATCGATTTGGGCGGCCCCGGCTACTCAGTTCATAAACTGCGTCACACCGCAGCCACCCTTATGTATCAGCATGGTCATGTCGATATCCGAATTCTCAAAGACATCCTCGGCCACGAAAACCTTGGGACCACCGAAATTTATACACATGTTTCCAATGAACAGATGGCTAAAGCTGCAAAGTCAAACCCCTTGTCAGGTGTAAAGCAAAAGCGCCGCGAGAAGTCCGATGAGTGAATCAGATGCGGTCAACGAAGTCTGATTCCACTTCTTCATCTTCGGATTCATCTTTTTTGTTTTCTTTTTGCATTTTCAGGTACGGTTGAATCATCATTTTATCCACGAGCGGATATACTGCGAAGTTAATGAGAAAAGAGCAATAGGCAAAAACCAGGAAAATTGTGAAGCAGACCATGATAATGATTGTGAGAGGCATAATAATTGAAACGAAATATAATACGACCAAAAGAGCCAAAAGAAGCGTTGTGATAAAGTTGGGTAACAGACCAATAATCGCAAAAATCAAGGAATTTTTGAGAATTTGGGTCAGTTTCAAATCAAACGTGACAATCATAACAGGAACATAATATTGGCTGCAGAGCACGATATAGGATATTACAATACAAAGGACTGTAGCAATTGTACCAATTATGTTCTGGGAGCTAAGATTGTGGTAATAGCTGATTGCAACAATCATTATATTCGTGAAAACATAAACAAGAATTCCATTTACCAAAAATGGCTTCCAATTGTTTTTTACTGCGTCCACGAAATCCGAAAAAATAAAGGCGTGCTCTTCCCTAGCGTAATTTCTCGTTACAAAGGTCAATCCTGCACAGAATGGAGAAAGAAGAATCAGTGGAAGCAGGTCAATCGCAACGATTGGTGTGATTGTAGACACGAAGTAGCAAAGCGCTGCTACAGCAGCAACCGGTATACAGAAAAGAAGGTTTAATTTAACCAGATCAAAAAACTTTCGCTGTAAAATTGAAAAGAAACGCGGCACAGGTTTTAACGGCGGAGCGTTCTTTGGAACGCCAGGCCCTGGCTTGTCATAATTTCCAAACAGCAAGCCCATTGATTTTCACTCCTAACTTAATTTTGCCCTTGGATGGCAATGATTATAGACTTCCTTAAAATGATCATTCATCATGCGGACATAGATTTGCGTCGAAGAGATGTCCGCATGTCCAAGCATAACTTGTATATCTTTTAAGTCTGCCCCGTTTTCCAGCAGATGCAAAGCAAAAGAATGTCTCAAAGTGTGAGGAGTTATTTCCTTGGAAATCTTCGCTTGTTTCGCATACTGTTTGACGATTTTCCAAAAACCCTGTCTTGTCATTCTTCGGTTGTTTACACTTAGAAAAAGCGCTTGTCCACTTTCTGGGGACGATATTTTGGGGCGAACCCGAAGCAAATAATCGGAAACAGCGTTGACAGCGGCCGCATAAACGGGTATTTCACGGTTCGATTTGTTTCCGCGGCAATGTAAAATTCCAGCGTTCAGGTCCAAATCGTCAATATTAAGGGAAATAAGCTCTGAAACGCGGATACCGGTTGCGTAAAGCAGTTCCAGCATAGCCTTGTCCCTGCAGCCCTTCAGAGTTTTGGTATCCGGTTGGGAAAGCAGCAGCTCTGTTTCGTTTCCGCTTAATATCTGAGGAAGTTTTTTTTCGGGTCTCTTCAAAACGATTTGCTCAACAGGATTTGATGTGACTTTTCCTGATGCAAGAAGAAAACCGAAATAACAGCGAAGCGAAGCGATATTTCTAAGGATGGTAGCATCCGATTTGCCTTGATTGGACAGATACTCAATATATTTTAACATACATTCTTTATTTATCAAATACGGCTCAATATGAATGTTTTCACAGAACAACAAAAATTGTTTGAGATCGCGAAGATAAGAACCTGCCGTATTTACAGAAACAGACTTCTTATTTCGCAGATAATCTTCAAATTCCGAGAGATGATCTACCATAACCCCTCTCTCCCCCTTTATCAAAACGAAAAAAATCCCCCAAACAGCGCAGACATCAGAGTGTCTACAATCGCTGCAACACAAGCAAACCCTAAAAATCCGGCAAAACGGGTTATATAAGTTCTGATTGGCTTCCCGCCGGGTGCGTAAACTTTATGAAGCGCGAGTGACCGGGAATAGCGCATTCCTTCCAGAGTGGCGAGCAAAATGGCTATGCAGCACAAAAAGGCTCCGGGAAGTATTACGGATAAATTATATAGAAACCCCTTCCATCCGTACGTTGCATACAGAAATCCGGACGTAAGCCCAAGGCCAAAGCCTCGAAAAAATGGAATGGCAGGCAGTAAAAACGCCCCCCATATCGAAAGCCCGCAGAGAAAACAAGCCAGAATAAACAGAAAAGCCGAGGCAAATGAAGCAGAGAAGATTGTTACAAACGGCTGATCCAATCTTGCTTTGAAATTGCCCGCAAATAAAAAGTCGAGGCGGCTGATTGACCGGAAACCGGCGTTCCGAGATACAACCGCACCTACTGTCATGCCTGCAAGGAGTAAAAGAGCTAGCAGGCAAATCGCTTTATTCATTATGATTGCCTGCTTTATGTCGTTGCACAAATCCATGAAACTGGACTTTCTGCCATATTTTCTATAATGCGGTCTGTAATGCGGGAAATGAATCGCTAAGACGCTCATACATTTCATTCCTTCCGGAATATACTGATAAAATGTATGTTGGACAAAGCGGTTCTATGTCAGCACGAAATTTTTTCGCCGGAGCATCCAGATATTTCCCGCAAGAATAAATTGAGGGACAGCCTTCTGTCCCCTATCAGCGTAATGGCTAATATTATCTCATATTCCGAACTGTGCAAGCACTGTGCAAGCAGAGTAAAAAAGCCTGAGCTTATACTCAGCCCCAACAGTTTTTGTCCTGTGATTATGGGAGTTTTGCTGAACATTATTATAGCACGCTATAATCTTTAGGAAAAGGTTATTTTCGGCGGGATTTTCCGTTAACGGCAAGCAGACCGCCGATTCCGCCGGAAAGCAGCATCATAATTAACCGCATGAACACTTCTGCGCTGGTGTGACCCTGTGAAACTGCAACGCCGGCAACGAAAAAAATTAAAAATAGAAGCAGCCCGGCTGCGCTTCCGCAAAGAAGGCCTCTTTGCTTTGTAAATTTTACCGTTACGATTCCAGCCACAAAGGAACTGATTATGGTTACAGCTATGATGAATGCTGAAAGAAAATTATGAGGAATACTTTCCGCAGAAACAAAGGCAAAAGCAAGGCAAGCGAGAAGAAGGGCACACACCAATGCTCCTACAACAGAACCGATTACCACAGCACGGATAGTGAGAAGTACCGTTTTTTGGCCGGAAGCACCAGATTGTCTCATGAAAAAGCCGCCCCCTTCAATAATCCATACAAATAGATATTCTTAGGGAGCGGCTGATATTCATAAAGGTTTGGAGCAGATTAATCTGCGTCGTCATGAATTGTAAGAACGCTTCCGACTGCCCATTTCTTAATTTTTAGCTTTGAACGGTCAGTACCGGTTTCAATGATGAACGCTTCGTTGTCTTCTTTAATACCAACGACTTTGCCGACGATTCCGCCGATTGTCACGATTTCGTCACCAATTTGGATGCTGTTGCGCATCTTTTCTTCTTTTTTCTTCTTCTTGTTCTGCGGCAGAATCAACAGAACATATAGAAGGATGAAGAAAAAGACCATGTAGCCTATTGCAACCCAGATGCTTGTGGACGAATCTGCTGCTGCGGCGGCCAGATAATGAAAAGACATTAAGTTTACACCTCCATAATGATGTTTTGATTATACCAATAATTCTGACCAGGCGCAAGCAATTTCAGATTCTTTGTCCAAGTACTTTTACATAGCGGGCAAAAAAGCTCTCAAAATTACCTGCATCAAGTGCTTCCCTGATCTTTTCCAGCAGAGTATTGTAAAAGTAAATGTTATGCATCACGCATAAGCGCATTGCAAGCATTTCTCCGCTCTTAAACAAATGGTGAATGTAAGCCCGGCTGAAGTTTCTGCATGTTGGGCAGTCGCACTGTGGATCCAAAGGAAGTTCATCCAGCTCATATTTTGCATTGAGCATATTGCGACAACCTTCCCAAGTAAAGGCGTGCCCATGTCTGGCGTTTCGTGTAGGCATAACGCAGTCAAAAAGGTCAACACCGCGCCGAACAGCCTCAAGAATGTTTGTGGGAGTGCCTACGCCCATCAGGTAGCGGGGCTTGTCCGCAGGCATTTCCGGCTCCACCGCTTCAATCACACGGTACATTTCTTCTGCACTCTCACCTACTGCCAGCCCGCCGATTGCGTATCCGTCCAAATCAAGCTCCCGAATTCGTTTCATGCAGTCAATTCGCAGGTCCTCGTATGTGCTTCCCTGATTGATGCCAAACAGCATCTGTTTCTTGTTGATTGTGTCCGGCAGAGCATTGAGACGGTCCATTTCCTTCTTGGAGCGGTAAAGCCAACGTATGGTGCGCTCGCAAGAGGCTTTGGCATAGTCATATTCTGCGGGATTTTTGACACATTCGTCAAAGGCCATGGCAATTGTGGAGCCTAGGTTTGATTGAATCTGCATGCTTTGTTCGGGCCCCATGAAAATTTTGTGGCCGTCGATATGAGAAGCAAAGGTGACTCCTTCTTCTGTGATATTACGCAGCTTCGCAAGGGAAAAAACCTGAAATCCGCCGCTGTCGGTCAAAATTGGGCCGTCCCAGCGGGTAAATTTCTGAAGTCCACCGAGCTTTTTCACGATTTCGTCGCCCGGGCGCAAATGAAGGTGATATGTGTTGCAAAGCTGGACTTGACATTTTAGTTCTTTTAGGTCCAGCGCAGAAACGGCACCTTTAATTGCACCACAGGTTGCTACGTTCATAAATGCAGGAGTCTGAATCGTTCCGTGAGGAGTAACAAATTCTCCGCGCCTTGCTTTACCTTCCAATTTTATTAAGCGATACATGGAATCAAAAACACCGCATTTCCCAAAAAATCAATAAATAAACATCGCGTCGCCGAAGCTGAAAAAGCGATATCTTTCCTGAACAGCTACACGATATGCATTCATCGTGTGATCATACCCGGCTAGCGCTGCAACAAGCATAATCAACGTGCTTTCCGGCAAATGGAAATTCGTAATCAATCCATCCATAGCCTTAAACTCAAAACCGGGATAAATGAAAATATCGGTCCAGCCTGCGCTCTCTTTGATACATCCCTCTTTTGCCGCGACACCTTCCAGGGTACGGCAGCTTGTTGTTCCGACGCAGATGACCCTACCGCCGTTTTTCTTTGTTTCATTGATAATATCCGCAGATGCTTTTGGCATAAAGTAATGCTCGGAATGCATCTTATGCTCCGTAATTTTTTCCACGGTTACCGGGCGGAAGGTGCCTAAGCCGACATGAAGCGTTACAAAGGCGAGCTTGACTCCCTTTTTCTGAATCCTTTCCAACAGCTCAGGTGTAAAGTGCAATCCAGCCGTTGGGGCAGCGGCAGAACCGACTTCTTTCGAGTAAACCGTCTGATAGCGCTCCTTATCCTTCAATTCCGATTTGATATAATGCGGAAGCGGCATCTGACCAATCTTGTCCAAAATTTCATAGAAGTTGCCGTCGTAGGTAAAGCGAGCAAGACGGTTACCGTCTTCGACAATGTCGAGAATTTCTGCCTTCAGTTCACCGTTGCCGAAAGTGAAACGTGAACCGGGCTTTGCGCGCCTGCCCGGACCTGTAAGGACTTCCCACACGTCGCCTTCCTTGTGATTGAGCAGAAGAAATTCTACTTTTGCTCCGGTATCTTCTTTAATACCGAATAATCTTGCAGGCAGAACACGAGAGTCATTCAGCACAAGGCAGTCGTTGGGGTTCAGGTAGTCGATAATATCGCGAAAATGCTTATGCTCGATTTCCCCGGTCTTTTTATTCAAAAGAAGAAGCCTAGAGGAATCTCTCGGCTCCACTGGCGTTTGTGCTATCAATTCTTTCGGAAGGTCATAATAAAAGTCGCTTGTTTTCATTTCATTTAGGTTTAATCCCATTCTATATAATCTCCTATTTATAATTTACCTTTTACCCGCAGTCTATTATAAATAAATTGACAACTAATAGCAACACATGGTATTATATTTTTAATTTAATAATCCCGTAGATAGAGGCGCAGAATTTATGATTAGCTGCCGGGAGACCGCCGTGGGTCGAGGAATGGCTGTGAAAGGAAATTCTGCCGAAGGGAACGCTTGACGGATTGCGTTTGCCTGGTCGTGATGCGAATAGTGTCCCGACTGTCATCATTTATTGATGGAGCGCTATCAAATCAATGTGCTGCAAGAGTTGCAGCATCGTTCGATTTGTATTTATTCTCCATAAATGATGACCGGTTTTAGAACCGGCTTTTTTATTATCTATTATCTTGGAATATTGTCAGATTTTTCTTCCAATATTATCATAGAATATTATAGGAGGTTTTCACAATATGAAGAAGTATCGCGTAGGAGTGATCGGTGCAACCGGCATGGTGGGTCAGCGCTTCATCACCTTGCTGGATAACCACCCGTGGTTTCAGCTTGCCGTGCTTGCAGCAAGTTCACGTTCCGCCGGAAAGACTTATGAAGAGGCCCTTGGCGGTCGTTGGCAAATGACCACTCCCCTTCCCGAGCGCGTTAAAAATATGGTTGTATATGACGCAGAAAAAGACAAAAAGAAGATTGCTGAGAGTGTAGATTTTGTTTTCTGCGCCGTAAATATGGATAAACAGAAAACGAAAGAGCTAGAAGATGCTTATGCTCAATTGGAATGTCCGGTTATCTCGAATAACAGTGCACACCGTGGTGACCCCGATGTTCCGATGATTATTCCTGAAATCAACCCGGATCATGCTGTTGTCATTGAGACACAGCGCAAACGTCTTGGAACAAAACGTGGCTTTGTTGCTGTAAAATCGAACTGTTCCATCCAAAGTTATGTGCCTGCAATTACGCCCCTTCTTGATTTAGGCGTTACAAAAGTACTTGCATGCACTTATCAGGCAATTTCAGGTGCAGGAAAAACTTTTAAGACATGGCCTGAAATGGTTGACAACCTAATTCCGTTTATCGGGGGTGAAGAAGGAAAATCTGAGAATGAACCATTGAAGGTTTGGGGGCATGTTGAAAACGGCATTATTGTTAACGCCGTAAAGCCGGATATCACAACGCAGTGCCTGCGTGTCCCCGTTTCCGACGGCCATACGGCGGCGGTCTTTGTTTCGATGGAAAAGAAAATTCCGGTGGAAGAAATCATTGCAAGATGGGAGAATTACAGCGGCGAGCCTCAAAAGCTGAAACTGCCAAGTGCCCCGAAACAGTTCCTGCATTATTTCCATGAAGATGACCGCCCGCAGGCAAGACTTGACCGCAACCTTGAAAACGGAATGGCTATTTCCATCGGCAGACTCCGCGAGGATACCCAGTATGACTACAAGTTTGTCAGTCTCTCTCACAACACCCTGCGCGGTGCAGCCGGCGGCGGTGTTCTGATGGCAGAACTTCTCTGTGCCAAAGGTTACCTCGATTAATCTCTGTCTGCAACGATAAACCCGATTCCTTACGGGGAGGCTATGAACATGAAAAAAGAATTGTTTACCGGTTCCGCCGTGGCACTGGTTACGCCGATGCATGCGGACGGTTCTATCAATTATGATACGCTCGGAAAGCTCGTAGATTATCATCTTCAGAATGGTACCGATGCGATTGTAGCCTGCGCCACAACAGGTGAATCACCAGTGCTGAGCCACGAAGAGCACTGTAAGGTCGTTGAATTCATTGTCAAGCGTGTCGCTAAGAAGATTCCTGTAATTGCAAGTTCAGGAAGCAACAACACTGCTTATGCGCTGGAGCTTTCCAAAGACCTACAGAGTGTCGGCGCCGATGGCCTTCTGATGATAACGCCGTATTACAATAAAACGTCACAGGTTGGTTTTGTGAAGCATTTTACTTACATTGCTGACCACGTTGACCTCCCGATTATCTTATATAATATCCCATCCAGAACTGGATGTAATATTATGCCGGAGACCTATTTTGAGCTTTCCAAACATCCCAATATTGTGGGAACAAAAGAGGCAAACGGCGATCTTGCAGCGGCTGCTAAAACCGCGGCGTTGTGCGGCGAGAATCTTGCCATCTATTCCGGCGAAGACAATCTGACGCTCCCGATTCTTTCCATCGGCGGAAAGGGCGTCATCTCAACCAGTGCGAACATAATTCCAAAAGTTATGAGCGATATCTGTCATCTCGATTTCCAAGGGAATGAGAAAGAAAGCAGGCAGCTGTTTTTAAAGTATCTCGACGTAATGAACACTTTGTTCATCGACGTCAACCCGATGCCGGTTAAGGCTGCGATGAATATGGTTGGTTGGGACTGCGGCAAATGCCGCCTTCCCCTTACTGAAATCAGTAAAGAAAATGAAGCCAAGCTTCGCCAGACTCTTCAAAAATACGGATTGCTTGCCTGAATATTAAAAAGGAAGTTTCAAGAGGTATGCTTAGAATTATTTTAAGCGGGTGCTGTGGCTCCATGGGTGCTGCAGTCACATCCTGCGCGAAAAGCATGGACGATTGTAAAATTGTAGCAGGAATTGATATCAAAAACACCGCGATTTCAGATTTCCCTATTTTCAGCCAACCCAAGGAAATTACGCAAGAGGCGGATGTCCTGATTGATTTTTCAAACCCTTCCCTACTGGACTCGCTGTTGGACTTCTGCCTTGAAAAGAGCGTTGCTGCTGTTCTTTGCACAACAGGTTATTCGCAAGAGCAAATCAGTAAAATTAAGCTTGCGTCAAAACAGATTCCGGTGTTTTTCTCCGGAAATATGTCACTCGGTGTGAATTTGCTGATTGAGCTTTCAAAAACTGCCGCAAAGGTTCTCGGAAACAGTTTTGATATCGAAATTGTTGAGAAACACCACAACAGGAAATTGGATGCTCCAAGCGGTACAGCACTTATGATTGCCGATGGTATTTCTTCCGCACTCGGCAAAGAGATGCACTATGTCTATGATCGCCATTCACAGCGTAAGCCTAGAGACAAAGCTGACATTGGAATTCATTCCATCCGCGGCGGTACGATTGTCGGAGAACATGATGTGATTTTCGCCGGTCAGCACGAAGTGATAACATTGTCGCACAGAGCGGAGTCACGCGATATTTTTGCCTTGGGCGCCTTGAATGCGGCTAAGTTTTTGTCACGTCAAGGCGTAGGACTTTACAGTATGCCTGATTTATTAAAATAGGAGGTCTTTTGCATGGCACTCTCACCAAAAGTATCCGTAAAAGAAGACATCACGCTGATTGTCCTGCAAGATTGCCCACCGGAACTGAACTTTGTTGCTGATGTATTTCAGAAAATCGGCCAGCTCGGTGTAGACGTTGACATGATTTCCTTAGCGCCGTCCCAAGGTTCAAACACTTCTGTGTCCTTCACAATCGCAGATGCTGACCTTGACAAGATACTTAGCTTTACATCTGAACTTCGCGACAAAGTCCGTGTAAAAGCGATTGTAAGCAGCGGAAACTGCAAAATTTCCGTCTATGACCCGAATATGGTGAACGCACCGGGGCTTGCTGCACAAGTCTTTGCAGCTGCTGCTAGTGTTGATTGCGATATCAGACTGATTACGACTTCTGAAGTTGATATTTCCCTTTTGGTTACGGCTGCGGATGCACCGGAAACGGTGAAGGCTCTGAAAAGCAAATTCAGCGCGTAAAACTGAATTGAATACAAAAAAGCTCAGCAGATTACTGCTGAGCTTTATTTATGATATTTTCCGTGATTGATAATTTGAAAAGCGCGGTAAATCTGTTCCATCAGCATAACTCGAGCAAGTTGATGCGGAAATGTCATTGGAGAGAAAGAAATTCGTAGATCGGCTTTTTCTTTCACACGTTGACTCAA
This genomic interval carries:
- a CDS encoding efflux RND transporter periplasmic adaptor subunit; this translates as MRKYVMLFTFTAAAIIAIVAAGRSVEKSMIRVSAYQVTPCSVEDTVTCTGTVEEYPGNSIYAIKPGIVSKLYVKVGDTVSAGQAIMDIIPNATAAATAESSAAKAQGVYEQYYKYLQSGGISSASSAIGAAEQAMEDTQKSYTISATNAGTVEYLAVSYEGSYISSNAPAVKIKNDKGMRVRLTVDESQVADLKQGQKVQISGVGFKNSVYSGSIVSIADTAEQAMTTTGQKTVVEVIASVDNPGEDVKPGFTAKAKITTSKNDKVLCVPYEAVREDSDNKEYVFCVVDGKVKRVPIVTGKEFDTGFEVKSGLKANDVVIMNPDDVSEGQKVIIAKITKGGSAA
- a CDS encoding ABC transporter permease gives rise to the protein MIDYLKCALRNLGRKQVRTLLTILGITIGVASVVIIASISQSGATAVTGEMESLGLSGIFISPSGKSENAVLDSQDLAMINRLREVEMTTPVMMTSTEVSVRNITTDAVLWGIDSNAGSVVSLQAVYGRLFTQRDISICAQVCLVDELFAKKAYSRSNIVGKKVNINFGGSMQEFTVVGIIKTGTGLLENALGDYIPSFIYVPYTTVQMLNQRSDFDDIAVKVKSTAESEAVGNMIVKRLDIEKGTTDGFVSTNLAKQKDGLLQILSIVTLILSAVGAVSLVVASLSIMTTMLVSVTERTKEIGIKKALGASRLAIMTEFLFEAMLLSLVGSIGGIIIGCGVSWILSLVFHTSLSLRPDIMLMAAAFAVLSGTVFSVYPAYKASRLKPVDALRHE
- a CDS encoding DUF6873 family GME fold protein, yielding MHYIENPGLPETEVSLAAVSGTYPELIDALHQCGIQTIPVLPERGKSEWLAGHSDLHIFHAGGCNLFLSAGTGRLKQNLLQYDFRITELPYVISSPYPDDVRLNALLLGKKAIVNQLTIGKEIFDYIIAKKYRIISVKQGYAKCSAAVVDENSIITSDSGIARAAAQAGIEVLKITEGFIRLKGFQYGFIGGACGKISKHKIAFCGRIQDHPDYPSIKKFLEARKIEPVVLADIPLTDIGGIIPLMEF
- a CDS encoding tyrosine recombinase XerC, translating into MSCDPFQEAPPIIREFLGYIGTIKGKSPKTVSEYYLDLRTFFRYMKLKRGLVPKDVDFEQIKIDDIDLDFIKTIDLTQVFEYMNFLATERKNGVATRSRKVSSLRSFFNYLTNKTGKLSKNPVQELETPKLKKALPKYLTLEQCLELLSKIDGKNRERDYCIITLFLNCGMRLSELVNLDLNDVHFSTQTIKITGKGNKERMVYLNDACIDALKKYLAVRPRDGVIDKKALFISGQRKRISAKTVQYIVKKYLAQIDLGGPGYSVHKLRHTAATLMYQHGHVDIRILKDILGHENLGTTEIYTHVSNEQMAKAAKSNPLSGVKQKRREKSDE
- a CDS encoding YesL family protein, yielding MGLLFGNYDKPGPGVPKNAPPLKPVPRFFSILQRKFFDLVKLNLLFCIPVAAVAALCYFVSTITPIVAIDLLPLILLSPFCAGLTFVTRNYAREEHAFIFSDFVDAVKNNWKPFLVNGILVYVFTNIMIVAISYYHNLSSQNIIGTIATVLCIVISYIVLCSQYYVPVMIVTFDLKLTQILKNSLIFAIIGLLPNFITTLLLALLVVLYFVSIIMPLTIIIMVCFTIFLVFAYCSFLINFAVYPLVDKMMIQPYLKMQKENKKDESEDEEVESDFVDRI
- a CDS encoding tyrosine recombinase; translation: MVDHLSEFEDYLRNKKSVSVNTAGSYLRDLKQFLLFCENIHIEPYLINKECMLKYIEYLSNQGKSDATILRNIASLRCYFGFLLASGKVTSNPVEQIVLKRPEKKLPQILSGNETELLLSQPDTKTLKGCRDKAMLELLYATGIRVSELISLNIDDLDLNAGILHCRGNKSNREIPVYAAAVNAVSDYLLRVRPKISSPESGQALFLSVNNRRMTRQGFWKIVKQYAKQAKISKEITPHTLRHSFALHLLENGADLKDIQVMLGHADISSTQIYVRMMNDHFKEVYNHCHPRAKLS